A stretch of the Microcella sp. genome encodes the following:
- a CDS encoding acyl-CoA dehydrogenase, translating to MSTIESSAPTEATAPLAPSTPPEADDSTIATTDAGPTLDVAALGQQLMGRWADSRRASRELMRKEAFHRVPTHGMDEHRERVLGQLKLLVEQGTVHRAFPEEFGGDDDFGGFIASFEELVIGDPSMQIKSGVQWGLYASAILQLGTAPHHQAWLPDALNLTTPGAFAMTETGHGSDVSAVGTTATYDSATDEWVIHTPFRAAWKDYLGNAALHGKAAVVFAQLITRGVNHGVHAFYVPLRDEKGAFLPGIGGEDDGLKGGLNGIDNGRLHFTNVRVPRTNLLNRYGNVDENGVYTSPIESPGRRFFTMLGTLVQGRVSLDGAVTVASKLAMTIAIRYGTERRQFDGGEREEVVLLDYQRHQRRLLPRLAQTYAMSFAHEVFLEKFDAVFSGRTDTDADREDLETLAAALKSLSTWNALDIIQEAREACGGQGFLAANRLTQLRADLDIYATFEGDNNVLLQLVAKRLLTDYSRAFAKADAGVMAHYVADQVNEAVVNRSGLRRLAQSVADFGSTARSVGYVRDTASQRQLLTDRVETMVAELASKLRSASKLPKPQAAALFNRHQNALIETAKAHGELLQWEAFTEALETIEHEGNRQVLTWLRDLFGLGLIEKNLAWYVIHGRLSDHRAQAITDYIDDRLLPRLRPHARALTDAFEFAPEHIRADIATGEEQARQDEARDYYAELHRSGLAPIDEKDLLAAKKARR from the coding sequence ATGAGCACCATTGAGTCTTCTGCGCCCACCGAGGCCACCGCACCCCTCGCCCCGTCGACCCCGCCGGAGGCCGATGACAGCACGATCGCGACGACGGATGCTGGCCCGACGCTCGACGTCGCCGCACTCGGCCAGCAACTGATGGGGCGTTGGGCCGACAGCCGTCGTGCTTCGCGCGAGCTCATGCGAAAAGAAGCCTTCCACCGCGTTCCGACCCACGGCATGGACGAGCACCGCGAGCGCGTGCTCGGCCAGCTGAAGCTGCTCGTCGAGCAGGGCACGGTGCACCGCGCGTTCCCCGAAGAGTTTGGCGGCGACGACGACTTCGGCGGCTTCATCGCGAGCTTCGAAGAGCTCGTGATCGGTGACCCCAGCATGCAGATCAAGTCGGGCGTGCAGTGGGGGCTCTACGCCTCGGCGATTCTGCAGCTCGGCACGGCGCCGCACCACCAGGCGTGGCTGCCCGACGCGCTGAACCTGACGACCCCCGGCGCCTTCGCCATGACCGAGACCGGTCACGGCAGCGACGTCTCGGCGGTCGGCACGACGGCGACCTATGACTCCGCGACCGATGAGTGGGTCATCCACACGCCGTTCCGCGCCGCCTGGAAGGACTACCTCGGCAACGCCGCCCTGCACGGCAAGGCCGCGGTCGTGTTCGCCCAGCTCATCACGCGCGGGGTGAACCACGGCGTGCACGCTTTCTATGTTCCGCTGCGCGACGAGAAGGGCGCCTTCTTGCCCGGCATCGGCGGAGAAGACGACGGGCTCAAGGGCGGCCTGAACGGCATCGACAACGGCCGCCTGCATTTCACGAACGTGCGCGTGCCGCGCACCAACCTGCTGAACCGCTACGGCAATGTCGACGAGAACGGTGTCTACACCTCGCCGATCGAGAGCCCCGGCCGCCGCTTCTTCACGATGCTCGGCACGCTCGTGCAGGGCCGGGTCTCGCTCGACGGCGCTGTCACGGTCGCGAGCAAGCTCGCGATGACCATAGCCATTCGCTACGGCACCGAGCGCCGCCAGTTCGACGGGGGCGAGAGAGAAGAGGTAGTTCTGCTCGACTACCAGCGCCACCAGCGCCGCCTGCTGCCGCGCCTCGCGCAGACCTACGCCATGTCGTTTGCGCACGAGGTGTTTCTCGAGAAGTTCGATGCGGTGTTCTCGGGCCGCACCGACACCGATGCCGACCGCGAAGACCTCGAGACCCTCGCCGCGGCGCTCAAGTCGCTCAGCACCTGGAACGCGCTCGACATCATTCAAGAAGCGCGCGAGGCGTGCGGCGGCCAGGGCTTCCTTGCCGCGAACCGGCTGACGCAGCTGCGCGCTGACCTCGACATCTATGCCACCTTCGAGGGCGACAACAACGTGCTGCTGCAGCTCGTGGCCAAGCGTCTGCTCACTGACTACAGCCGCGCCTTCGCGAAGGCCGACGCCGGCGTCATGGCGCACTACGTCGCCGACCAGGTCAACGAGGCTGTCGTCAACCGTTCGGGCCTGCGCCGCCTGGCGCAGTCGGTCGCCGACTTCGGCTCGACCGCGCGTTCGGTGGGCTACGTGCGCGACACGGCATCGCAGCGGCAGCTGCTGACCGACCGAGTCGAGACGATGGTGGCTGAGCTCGCGAGCAAGCTGCGCTCAGCATCCAAGCTGCCGAAGCCGCAGGCCGCCGCCCTCTTCAACCGCCACCAGAACGCGCTCATCGAGACGGCCAAGGCGCACGGCGAGTTGTTGCAGTGGGAGGCCTTCACCGAGGCCCTCGAGACGATCGAGCACGAGGGCAACCGTCAGGTGCTCACCTGGCTGCGCGACCTGTTCGGGCTCGGCCTCATCGAGAAGAACCTCGCCTGGTACGTGATTCACGGCCGACTGAGCGACCACCGTGCTCAGGCGATCACCGACTACATCGACGACCGGCTGCTGCCGCGCCTGCGCCCGCACGCGCGAGCACTCACCGACGCGTTCGAATTCGCTCCCGAGCACATTCGCGCCGACATCGCGACGGGCGAAGAGCAGGCGCGGCAAGACGAGGCACGTGACTACTACGCCGAGCTGCACCGCAGCGGGCTCGCGCCGATCGATGAAAAAGATCTGCTCGCGGCCAAGAAGGCTCGTCGCTGA
- a CDS encoding glutaredoxin family protein, which translates to MTDSASTITMYGADWCRDCRRTEALLNELGVDWTKVDVEVSAEAAAQAQAISGRTNIPVVVFPDGSHLVEPSDDAVRQKLGV; encoded by the coding sequence ATGACTGATTCAGCCAGCACCATCACCATGTACGGCGCCGACTGGTGCCGCGACTGCCGCCGCACCGAGGCCCTGCTCAACGAGCTCGGCGTCGACTGGACCAAGGTCGACGTTGAGGTCTCAGCCGAGGCCGCCGCGCAGGCGCAGGCGATCAGCGGTCGCACCAACATTCCCGTGGTCGTGTTCCCCGACGGCTCGCACCTCGTCGAGCCGAGCGATGACGCCGTGCGCCAGAAGTTGGGCGTCTAG
- a CDS encoding dienelactone hydrolase family protein has translation MSLTDIVIPQPGDLRGGELTGVLGVPDGPGPFTPLVVVHELFGIDDAMRDHLERLRGMGYLVLMPNLFSRGGARRCLVATFRALRSGTGAAFDDIEAARSLLLERDDTTDRAGVIGFCMGGGFALLLAGSGGYGAASVNYGMLPADLDDALDGACPVVGTFGARDLSLRGAAEKLETALAARGIEHDVVEYPEAGHAFLNAVPNGTRLARIAMGPMLRLGYQPDEAADAWRRIDEFFDRTLA, from the coding sequence ATGAGCCTCACCGACATCGTCATTCCGCAGCCGGGCGACCTGCGCGGCGGTGAGCTCACCGGTGTGCTCGGGGTGCCCGACGGCCCGGGCCCGTTCACCCCGCTCGTTGTCGTGCACGAGTTGTTCGGCATCGACGACGCCATGCGTGACCACCTCGAGCGCCTGCGCGGCATGGGCTACCTCGTGCTCATGCCGAACCTGTTCAGCCGCGGTGGCGCGCGGCGCTGCCTCGTGGCGACGTTCCGCGCGCTGCGCAGCGGCACCGGGGCAGCCTTCGACGACATCGAGGCCGCCCGCAGTCTGCTGCTCGAGCGCGACGACACGACCGACCGCGCGGGCGTGATCGGCTTCTGCATGGGCGGCGGGTTCGCGCTGCTGCTGGCGGGGTCGGGCGGCTATGGCGCAGCATCCGTCAATTACGGGATGCTGCCAGCCGACCTCGACGACGCCCTCGACGGTGCCTGCCCCGTGGTCGGCACGTTCGGTGCGCGCGACCTCAGCCTGCGGGGCGCGGCCGAGAAGCTCGAGACGGCGCTCGCCGCCCGCGGCATCGAGCACGACGTGGTCGAGTACCCCGAGGCGGGGCACGCCTTTCTCAATGCGGTGCCCAACGGCACGCGACTCGCGCGCATCGCGATGGGTCCGATGCTGCGGCTCGGCTACCAGCCCGATGAGGCGGCAGACGCCTGGCGGCGCATCGACGAGTTCTTCGATCGCACGCTCGCCTGA
- a CDS encoding methyltransferase family protein, whose amino-acid sequence MTDAVPDPATPFRLHPAAAWALVGLQFVFLILLGFLPWGDLWLREVGTLVLGLVLVALGIGIALAAGAGLGRTLTPSPIPKADGQLVTTGVYGLVRHPIYSGLLVLGVGLVVIGASWLHLIAWVALLSVLMTKSRFEELMLADQYSDYATYAARVGRLVPGVGRIRSPRA is encoded by the coding sequence ATGACGGATGCTGTGCCTGACCCTGCGACGCCCTTTCGACTGCACCCGGCGGCGGCCTGGGCGCTCGTCGGCCTGCAATTCGTCTTCTTGATACTGCTCGGCTTCCTGCCCTGGGGCGACCTGTGGCTGCGGGAGGTCGGCACGCTCGTGCTGGGCCTCGTGCTGGTGGCGCTCGGCATCGGCATCGCTCTCGCCGCTGGTGCCGGGCTCGGGCGCACCCTCACCCCGAGCCCGATTCCGAAAGCTGACGGCCAACTCGTCACGACGGGCGTCTACGGTCTCGTGAGGCACCCGATCTATTCGGGTCTGCTCGTGCTCGGCGTCGGCCTCGTCGTCATCGGCGCCTCGTGGCTGCACCTCATCGCGTGGGTCGCGCTGCTGAGCGTGCTCATGACGAAGTCGCGGTTCGAAGAACTCATGCTCGCCGACCAGTACTCCGACTACGCGACGTATGCCGCGCGCGTCGGTCGGTTGGTGCCCGGCGTCGGGCGCATCCGCTCGCCTCGCGCGTAG